The Geminocystis sp. M7585_C2015_104 sequence ACCGATTCATCTTCGTCGGGTGGTCTGGTCTTCTCTTCTTCCCCTGTGCCTATCTGGCAGTGGGAGGTTGGTTGACGGGGACTACATTTGTGACCTCATGGTATACACATGGTCTAGCAAGCTCCTACCTGGAAGGCTGTAACTTCTTGACGGCG is a genomic window containing:
- a CDS encoding photosystem II D2 protein (photosystem q(a) protein), which codes for MTIAVGRVAEERGWFDVLDDWLKRDRFIFVGWSGLLFFPCAYLAVGGWLTGTTFVTSWYTHGLASSYLEGCNFLTA